The sequence below is a genomic window from Barrientosiimonas humi.
AACCTCACGCTCGGCACGATCGCCGTCACCGGCGGCACCGCGAGCCCGACGACCAAGCCGACCGCGAGCCCGACGGGCACCGGCACGCACAGCCCCACGGCGACGGGCACGCACAGCCCGACGGCGACCGGCACCAGCACGCCGACCGACAGCTCCACCGCGGCCCCCACCGACGGCGGCCCGTCCGGCCCGCGCGTCGACACCGGTGTCGTCGGCGACGGCGGCAGCAACCGCGCCGTGGCGCTCGGTGCGACCGGCCTGGCCAGCGCGTTCGGGCTCGCGTGGGCGTACGCCCGCCGCGCGCTGCGCGACTGACCGTTCGGATTACTACCGCGCCCAGAAGGGTGCAGCCGTCCCCCGGCTGCACCCTTCTGGGCCGTCGTATGTATTGACAAGCGCCATATTGTCGAGCCGACAGCCAGCCACCTATGAAGAGGTGAAGGGATGACCATTCCGACCTTGGCCCCAGCTCGGTTCCAGACCGCGTTCTGGGACGAGTTCAACTGGGCCGACATCGCCCAGAAGGCGATCCTCGCGGTCGTGATCCTGGCCGTGACCTGGATCGTGGCCAAACTCGTGACCCGGGCCTTCGCGGCCCTGGTCGGCAGAGTCCCGGCCCTGCAGAGAAGCAGCGCCGACGGTTCGAGCATCGGTCAGTCGCTCGGGCAGATCGTGTCGTTGCTGGTCTGGATGTTCGGTCTGATCGCCGTCCTCCAGCTGTTCCAGCTCGACCAGGCGCTCGCCCCCGTGCAGAACCTGCTCAACGGGGTGACCTCGTTCCTGCCCAAGCTGATCGGCGCCGGCGTCGTGTTCGTCATCGGCGCGCTCCTGGCGAAGGTCGTGCGCGAGCTCATCGAGACCGCGCTCTCCGCGCTCCCGATCGACCGCTGGCTGGGTCGGGCGCGCGGCGCTCAGAACCAGGTGACGGCCGAGGCGACCGGCCACCGCGAGCAGCAGCAGGCGTACAACAACCCGGCTGAGGGTGGCCAGATCGGCCAGCAGTACGCCCAGCAGACCGGCCAGGCGCCCGCCCAGCAGGGCGGCCCCGGGGCTGGTGGCGCCGGCAGCGTCGGTCAGCGGATCGCGAAGACCCTGGCCACGATCGCGTACGCGCTGATCATGATCGTCGTCAGCATCGCCGCCCTGCAGATCCTCGGGATCCAGTCGATCTCGCGGCCGGCGGAGCGGATGCTCACCACGATCTTCGACGCCATCCCGGTGATCCTGGCGGCGCTGCTGCTGCTGGCGCTGGGTGGTCTGATCGCGAAGTTCGCGGCCGACATCCTCGGCCAGATCCTCGAGGGCGTCGGCACGGACCGCGTGCTGCGTGACGCCGACCTGCTGCCGGAGGGCAAGAGCGCCACCCCGATCATCACCAAGATCGTGCAGGTCGCGATCGTGCTGTTCTTCGCGGTGATGGCGGCGCAGACGCTCAACTTCCCGCAGATCACCCGCTTCCTCAGCGAGGTGCTCGAGCTCGGCGGACGTGTCGTGTTCGGCGCGGCGATCATCGCGGCGGGCGTGTTCATCGCGAACCTGCTCGCCAAGCTGATCGGTGGCGAGGGCGCGACGCCGCTCGTCATCCGGGTCGCGACGATCGTGCTGTTCTCGGCAATGGGCCTGAAGTACATGGGCATCGCCGACTCGATCATCGAGCTCGCCTTCGGCGCCCTGGTCGTCGGCGGTGCCGCGGCCGCGGCGCTGGCGTTCGGCCTCGGTGGCCGCGACGCCGCCGCCCGGCAGCTCGAGGAGCTGCGGCAGCGCAAGGGTGAGAACCAGAACAACTGACCCTGGTCAGATCACGAGGCCCGCGTCGTACGTCGGCGCGGGCCTCGTGCTGTGCGTGGGCTGACGTCGTGTGCGGTGCGGTCGGGCCCGGGTGGAGCCCGGCGGCGCCTTTACTCTGGGGCACCACGTGCCCCAAAGGAGAGTCAGCGCGGACGCAACCCGTCAAGCACGTGGTCGGCGGCGCTGGCCAGCAGGCTCTGCGACGACCCGGCCGTGATGAAGCCGGCGTTGGCGAGCGAGGTCAGGCCGTGCAGCACCGCGACGACATAGATGCCGAGCTGCTCGGGGTCGCCCTCGATCAGGTTGCCGCGCCGCTGCTCTTCGGCGATGACCTCCAGCGGCACGCGAAAGGCCTCCGCCACCGCCTCGTCCATCCCCTCGACCGGTGAGTGCTTGCGGGTGAACATCAGCTGCACCAGCTCGGGCCGGGCCATCGAGAACTCCAGATAGGTGACCGCCAGCGCGGTCAGGCGGTCGCCGCCGCCGACGTTGCGCATGGTCTCGGCGTAGGCCTCGCCGAGCATCGTGAACCCCTGCTTCGCCACCGCGTCGAGCAGGTCGGCCTTCCCGCTGAAGTGCCGCTGCGGCGCGCCGTGACTCACCCCGAGATCGCGGGCGATCCGGCGCAGGCTCATGTCGCGGACGCCGTCGACTTCGATGACCTCCACGGCCCGGGCGAGCAGGGCGGGCCGCAGGTTGCCGTGGTGATAGCGGGCGCTGTCGGTCACCTGCCTATTCTGCGCCAAACCCGGCAGAATGTATCCGTTGACAACTATGTAGGCGCTGGCTACTTTCGCGGCATGGCGATGACGTCCCCCTGGACCCCTGACCGCATCCCCGACCTGACTGGCCGCCATGCGGTGGTGACCGGCGGCAACAGCGGCCTCGGCCAGGTCGCGGCCACCCACCTGGCGGCGCGCGGCGCCACGGTCACCCTGGCCGTTCGCGACGTCAGCCGTGGCGAGCGGGCCGCGTCCGCCATCACCGGCGACGTGCGGGTGCGCCAGCTCGACCTCGCCAGCCTCGACTCGGTGCGCGCCTTCGCCGCCGACTGGTCCGAGCCGATCGACATCTTGCTCAACAACGCGGGGATCATGATGGTCCCGCAGGGCAGGACCGCCGATGGTTTCGAGCTGCAGCTCGGCACCAACCACCTCGGCCATTTCGCCCTCACCCTCCAGCTGCTCCCGCACCTGCGCGACCGCGTCGTCACCGTGTCCTCGCAGGCGCATCGCCGCGGCAGGATCGCGCTGGACGACCTGCACTGGGAGCAGCGGGCGTACGACCCGGCCGGTGCGTACGCCCAGGCGAAGCTGGCCAACCTGCTCTTCACGCTCGAGCTCGCCCGGCGCCTCGAGGGGCGTTCGTCGGTGCGCTCGCTCGCCGCTCACCCCGGCTACTCCGCCACCAACCTGCAGAACCACAGCGGCAAGCGTGGCCCGCACGTCGTGATGCAGCTCGCCAACCGCTTCATCGCCCGGGATGCCGAGGCCGGCACCGAGCCGCTTCTGTTCGCCGCCGTCGAGGACATCCCGTCCGGCAGCTACGTCGGTCCGGCGAAGGCGTACGAGTGCCGCGGGCAGCCCACGCTCGTCGGCCGCTCGCCCGCCGCCAGCAACGTCGAGCTGGCGAAGGAGTTCTGGCTGCGCTCGGCCACGGAGGTCGGTCTGTCGCCCGAGCTCACGCTGGGGTGAGCCGGGGCTGTCCGAATGGTTCGGACAGCGGGGCGCTCAGGAAGCCAGGAACCGATCCCACTGCATCTCCAGAAGGTCGGGATCCGGCTTTTCGGACCTGCGGCGAGGAAGAACACGCAGGCGCTGGCCGTGCATGTCTTGCAGTCCGTGCCGCAGCATCGGTCCGTCCACCTCACGCAAGACCTCTTCACGGATGGCCAAGGTGTAATCGGGGCGAATGCCGAGGATGCCCGTGTCGTAGGCCGCGTGGTGAATCTTGCACAGGGACAACCCATTTCGTACGGCCGCAATGCCCGCCCGATCGCTGTCGGGCACGATGTGGGCCGCGTCCAGCAGGACGGCGTGCCGCAGCTCGCAGACACTGCAGCGCTCGCCGTATGCCCGCAGCACCATCCCACGGAAGATTGGCTGATGCAGGCGATGCTTCGCCTCCCGGGCCACGTAGCGACGCAGCACTTCCTCCTGGAGGGTGTCACCGGCCTGGGGCAAGACGCCCTCGATCGGCGACAGGACGAACTCGTGCAGTGCTCGGTCCTCGGCGACGATGAAGACAGGGAAGACCGCTTGATAGGTGCCCACCCCGACGCCGTAGAACCAGATCAGCGGTAGCTGCTGCTCATAAGCCCGCCGGAGTCCGCGGTTCTCCGGATGGTCGGGGTCGGTGCCGCGCCACTTGTAGCTGATCAGACCGTCGGGCCGCAGCGCGTCTTCGTAGGGTCGTTCGGCGCCGTCCGGCCGGAATGTCGTGCGGATGGACAGCGCCGCTTGCAATTGGGCTGGCTTGCGGATGCCGCGCTGGCGATCCATGAGCGGGAAACGTTCGCCGCGGAATCGGAACTCGCCGATCTCATCCGTGGACAGGTAGTGCCGCTGGTCATCGGTGCGGACGGCCAGCCATGCCATCGCCTCACGACGCAGCGCCGCATCGTCATCCTCCGTCCACACGCGAGCAGCTTGTCAGGAACCGCCGGCGGCGTGGGCCGATTCGCCTGCGGAGGCGGCTACTTCTTCAACAACCTCTCCATCGTGCGGATCTCGGCGTTCTGGCTCTTGATGATGCCGTTGGCCATCGTGCGCACGTCGGGGTTGTTCGTGGTCTTGTTGACGTCCTGCGCCATCTGCACCGCACCCCGGTGGTGCTTGATCATCATCGTCAGCCACTGCCGGTCGAACTCCGGCCCCTCGGCCTTCTTCAGCCCATCCATCTCGGCCGGCGACATCATGCCGCTCATGTCGTGACCGCCCGGCATCGAGGTGGGCGCACCCCACGACTTCAGCCACCCGGTCATCGTCGTGATCTCCGGGCCCTGCGCCTTGCGGATGTCGGTCGCGAGCTTCTTCACCTGGGCCGACGACGACGGCTTCCTCAGCGCGATGTCGGCCATCTCGATCGCCTGCTGGTGGTGCGGGATCATCATCTGCGCGAACATCACGTCGCCCTGCCGCCCGGAGTCCGCCGGTGCCGAGCTGGAGCTGTCCATCGTGCTCATGTCGTGCCCGCTGCTCTGGCTCCCACCGGCTCCGGTCGAGCTGTCCCCGCTGCCGCACCCGGCGAGCAGAAGGCTGCCGGTGAGGAGGGCGGTGGTGGCGACCAAGGACGTACGTCGTGGCACGGGGTGCTCCGATCTGGTTGCAGCTGGGCGGTTCTCACCCCAGCCTGCGGCCGGGCCCACCCTCGGCGGATGGGCGTTCGATGGAGATTCGATGGAGTCAGGCGCGCGGCAGGCGCACCGTGAACGTCGCACCCGTCCCCGGCCCGTCGCTGGCCACCGTGATCGTCCCGCCGTGCGCGTGCACCATCGCGCGGCAGATCGCCAGACCCAGCCCTGAGCCGCCGTGGTCGCGGTCACGCGCGGTGTCGGCGCGGAAGAACCGGTCGAAGACGTACGCCAGGTGCTCGCCCGCGATCCCCTCACCGGTGTCGCTGACGACCACTTCGACGGCGTCCCGCGCCTCGGCCCGCACCGTGATGCTGCCCGCGCTCGTGTGCCGCACCGCGTTGTCGAGCAGGTTGGTCATGACCTGCTGGAGCCGCAGGCGGTCGCCGGTGACCACCAGTCCGGGCGCCACGTCCGAGCGCAGCGACACCGCAGACCCCGCCAGGCGCGTGCGCACCGGTTCGACCGAAGCGGCGAGAAGCGCTGTGACATCTATGGATTCGCGGTCCAGCACCAGCGCCGATTCGTCGGCCTGCGACACGGCGCGCAGGTCGTGGGTCAGGCGGGTCAGCCTCTCGACCTGCTCGCGCAGCACGCCGGCCGTCGACGCGTCCGGTTCCACCCCGTCCTCGAGCCCGTCGAGATAGGCCGTCATCGTCGCCAGCGGTGTGCGCAGCTCGTGCGCGAGGTCGGAGAGCAGCCGGCGACGCACCTGCTCGGTCTGCTCCAGGTCGTCCGCCATCCGGTTGAAAGCCGTTGTCACCGTGGCGATCTCGGCCGGCGTGCTCGGCTCGTCCAGCCGCACGTCGCGTCGCCCGTCAGCGATCTCACCCGCCGCGGTCGCCATCGAGGTCAGCGGCCGCGCGAGCCGGCGACCCAGCACCCACGCCACCACCGCGGCGGCCAGCACGGCCGCCCCGCCGGCCGTGGCGAGCGTGATCAGCCCGGCCGACCGGAAGGCCTCCTCGACGTGCGCGAGGGTGCTGGACGACGGGTCCGCGCCCGCTCGCACCATGTGCTCGTGGAACAGGGGCGGCCCCACCAGGGCTGCCGTCACGGCGGCCACGACCGCCGCGACCACGAGCACCGCCAGCTGTGCGAACAGCAGCCCCGTCGACAGCCTGGGCCGGCCACGCTCACGGCTCACGCGCCCTCACCCGCCCGATAGCCGACCCCGCGCACCGTCACGACGTACGCCGGCCTCGCCGGGTCGTCGCCCAGCTTGCGGCGCAGGTGCTTCACGTGGGTGTCGACCAGGTGCTCGTCGCCGACCCAGTCGGCTCCCCACACCTCGGCGATCAGCTCGCGCCGAGCGAACGCCCGCCGCGGCTGCGCGAGAAGCGTTGCCAGCAGGTCGAACTCGAGCTTCGTGAGGTGCACCGGCGCTCCCGCGACCACGACCGTGCGCGCCTGCGGGTCGAGCTCCAGCGCCCCCAGCCGCAGCACGGCGACCGGCGGGGTCGACGCGCGCGGCCGCCGCAGCAGCACCCCCACGCGGGCCACCAGCTCGCGCGGCCGGAACGGTTTGGTGACGTAATCGTCGGCACCGACCGACAGCCCGATCAGCGTGTCGGTCTCGTCGTCCCGTGCGGTCACCATGAGCACCAGCGGGTCGGAGAACTCACGCACCCGCCGGCACACCTCGATCCCGTCGAGCCCCGGCAGCCCGAGGTCGAGCACCAGCACGTCGGGCACCCACTCGCGCGAGACCTCCACCGCGGTCGCGCCGTCGTGACACATGCGTACGTCGTGGCCGGCCCGGTCGAGATAGTTGCGGATCATCCCGGCGAGCGCCCGCTCGTCCTCCACCACGAGCACCCGCGCGGCCGTCGACGACATCACCGCCTCACCCTCGCACGCAGACCTGCAGGCAGCGGCGTCGAAGCCTCATGGCCGGGTCGCGCCGGTGAGGACTCCCCACCGGCGCAGCGCCGCGTCGCTGCCGAGCTCCCAGCGCAGCGACGGGTCGGTGGCGTAGAGCCGAAGGAAGTGGAACGCCGCCACCGGGTCGCACAGGAGGTCGTCGGACTCGATGTCGGCGTCGCCGTGCCCGGTTCCGCGGTCGGGGGTTCCGGCCGCACCGGGCGGTCGCACGGTGAGCGTGAGCCGGTTCGAGGCTTCCGGCCGCGGTCCGAACGGGAGGTGGTTGGCGTTGTGCATCGGCACCCACGTGTGCCAGGCGTGCACGTCGCCGATGCGGTCCCACGCCCACGTCTCCACCGGGTTGCGGTCGTGCAGCTCGACGCCCGACGGGGTCAGCACCAGCCCGCGCGGGCCGCGCCGTCTCATCTGCAGCTCGTCGGCCATGGCGATCGCCGCGAGCACGGCCAACCCGATGACGAAGACGCTCGGGAGCAGCTCCCGGTTCAGCAGCCCGCGCACGCCGGCGACGAGCGCAAGGACGATGCACAACGAGCCGATCGCGACGAACCGCAGCGACTTGCCCTGCATCGGCAGCAGCACGCCCAGCCCCTGGCCCGAAGGGACCGTCCGCGGCTCACGAGCCACCCGCCGCGGCGCCGGGACCATCCACACCAGCGCTGCGGCGATCACGAGCGGGACGGCCGCGCCGACGGGCCCCCCTTCGACGAACGCCATCCAGGCCAACCAGCCGAACAGCGCGGCCAGGGCCGCCCAGACCACAGGCATCACGCGGCGCCGCGGCCGCTCCAGGTGCCACCCGATCGAGGACCTGCGCTCCACCTTCGGCTCGGCGTCGCGCACCGGGTCCCAGCTCACGGGCGGAGAGCGTACGCAGACGGGGGCTCAGCGGCCTCGCGCGGGCGCGACCGCCCGCGTGCACGGGCCCGCGATATAGCCGTCACAGCGAATCCTCAGTAACACCAGTGCTTGTGAGCCGCGTCACATTCGGGGGTTCGGGTGTAACGAATGTTGGTCACGAAACGGTTAACGCGTGACCACTCGTGGTCTGGCTCGGCCCGGAGACATGAACAGGACCGAGCAGCTGGCGTGCCCACTCGCCGATTCCTCCCGTGGGCGCGGCGCCGGAACTTCCGGACCCAGCAGAGGCGCGGACGTACGCACGTCAGGCCGACCGATCACCATCGGGGCCGGGCGGCTTCGTGCTGCGAGGCGGCAACACGAAGGGAAGAACTTTTGCTGAACAACCGCAAGGCCCGAGTGACCACGCTCGCCGCCACCGGCGCCGCGACCATCGCGGCCGTGACCGTGGGTGGCGCTGCCCCCGCGAACGCTGACACCGGCGTCTGGGACCGCGTCGCGCAGTGCGAGTCCGGCGGCAACTGGAGCATCAACACCGGCAACGGCTACTACGGCGGCCTGCAGTTCTCGCTGTCCACCTGGCGCGCCTTCGGCGGGTCGGGCATGCCCAACCAGGCCAGCAAGGCTGAGCAGATCCGCGTCGCGCAGCGCACCCTGGCCGCGCAGGGCCCGGGCGCCTGGCCCGTGTGCTCCAAGCGCGCCGGCCTGACCGCGAGCAACGGCGGCTCGTCGTCCTCCTCCTCGGTCGACACCCAGGAGCAGGAGCGCGAGACCGAGGCCCCGCAGCGTCGCACCGAGACCCGCGAGCGCAACAACGACCGCCCGGAGCGCACCGAGACGCGTGAGCGTTCCTCGCGTTCCAGCGAGCGCGCCGAGGTCAAGCAGGACGCCCCGGCCAAGAAGTCGACCCACAAGTCGAGCAAGTCCGAGAAGAAGAGCTTCTCCAAGAGCGAGAAGAAGTCGACCAAGCACACCCACAAGAAGTCGGTCCCCTCGGTGAAGGCCTCCAACGAGACCATCACCGTCAAGGCCGGCGACACGCTGGGCAAGCTGGCCGAGAAGCACGGCATCGACAGCTGGCGCACCCTCTGGGCCGCCAACTCGAAGACGGTCTCGAACCCGAACCTGATCTTCGTCGGCCAGGTCCTGAACCTGCCTGCCTGATCCAGGCATCACGTCGAGGCCCCGGGAGCGATCGCTCCCGGGGCCTCGTCATGTCCAGGCGCGCCCGACGTACGCCGTCGGCCGGCAGCCCTGCGCCGTAGGCTGACCGCATGGCTGAGCTGTTCGTCGACGTCGGCGGCACCCGCGTGTTCGTCGACGACCGCGGGTCACGGTCCACGGCCGTGCTCTACGTGCACGGCGGCCCGGGGCAGGGCAGCTATGACCTCACCGCCTCGGTCGGCGACCTGCTGAGCCGGCACGTGCGGCTCGTCGCGGTCGACCAGCGGGGCGCGCTGCGCTCCGACCCGCTGCCCGCCGAGCCGCCGCTCACCCGCGACCTGCTGATCGCCGACTTCGAGGCGGTGCGCCGCGAGCTCGGGATCGAGCGGTGGGTGCTGCTCGGCCACTCGGCGGGCGCGCCCGTCGCGCTGGAGTACGCCGTCGCCCACCCCGACGCGGTCAGCGCGGTGATCTTCTCCTGCCCGACCTTCGACGCCGACCTCACCGACCGGCACCGGCTGCCGGTCGCGGCCAAGCGGCTGCGCGAGCTCGGTGACGAGGAGGGCGCGGTGCTGTGCGAGGAGATCGCCGCCCGGCCCGACCACCTGAGCCCCGCCGACGGCGCTCGCGAGGCGACGCAGCGGCTCGGCGAGCACTATCTCGAGCTGTTCTTCCATGACGCCGACGGGCAGGAGCGCTACCTGCGGCTGATGCGTGACTCCGAGCTGACCGACGAGCAGCGCGAGCGCGGCATGTCGCACCTGCCGCTCATCGAGCCGATGTACCGCTCCACCCTCGGTCTGCTCCCGCGGCTGCGGCAGCCGCACCTGCTCGTGCACGGCATCGACGACCTGGTGGCCGCGCCCGCGATGATCAGCGCCTACCGCCAGACGGCCCAGGGCGCCCAGGTCGTGACGCTCGCCGCGTCCGGCCACTTCCCGCACGTCGAGGAGCCCGAGGCCTTCGCGGCCGTCGTCCTCGAGCTGGTCGCCGGACTGGACTGATCCCGCCATGCCCGCTGCCGACTCGTCGGTGCTCGACGCGCTGCGCTGGGTCGACCTCGCCGGCGTGCTCGGCAACGCCATGCTCGGCGGGGTCGTGGCCCGGGCCGCCCGGCTCGACCCGGTCGGCTTCGCGGTGCTCGCGATCATCTCCGGCCTGGGCGGCGGACTCATCCGCGACACCCTGCTGCAGGCCGGCCCGCCCGCCGCACTGCTCGACAACGCCTACATCCTCACCGCGCTCGCCGGCGCGGCGATCGCCTTCCTGGTGCAGGTCGAGGGCGGGCGCACCTGGGACCGGGCCTGGCCGTGGATCGACGCGGTCTCGCTCGGCGCCTGGGCCGGCGCCGGCGCCCTCAAGACGCTCGACACCGGCCTCGGCTGGCTGCCCGCCGTGCTGCTCGGGGTCGTCACCGCCGTCGGCGGCGGGATGGTGCGCGACATCGTGCTGCGCCAGGTGCCGGCGGTGCTGGGCAGCAGCCCGCTCTACGCCACCTGCGCCCTCGCCGCCAGCAGCACCCTGGTGGTGTGCGCCCAGCTGGGCCACCCCACCCTCGGCCTGGTCCTCGCGGTCGTCGTCGGCGCGGGCCTCACGCTGCTGGCCCGCAAGCGCCGCTGGATGCTGCCGCTGTCGGCCAACTGGGGAGCGCTGCGCCGCGAGGGCGAGCGGCGCGCCCGCGCGGTCCGCCGGGTGCGGAGGCGTCGGGACGGCTGAGACACCGATCAGACTTGGGTGTCTCACGGGGGTGGGAGGACGAGCGACGGCAGGAGCAGCGCGGAGTCGCCGAACTCGTGCCAGAGGTAGCCGCCGGAGGTGGCGGCGGCGTACGCCCGTTCGGTCAGCTCCGCCCCGGCGACCGCCTCGACCAGCAGCAGGTGCGACGCCTCGGGGTCGTGCCAGCCGGTGACCAGCCCGGTGACGACGCGCGGCGGGTCGGACGGCGTGACGAGCCGCTCGGTCCAGCCCCGCGTCGCCTCGACCCGGCCGCCCGGCGTGACCGCCGACTCCAGCGCGCGGGTGACGGTGGTGCCGACCGCGACCACTCGGCCCCCGCCGGCGCGCGTGGCGTTGACCATCCGCGCCGTGACCTCCGGGACCTCGAAGCGCTCGGGCTGCGGCCCCTCCCCGGCCTCCTGCGACGAGACGCCCGTGTGCAGCGTGACGGTGGCCGTCGCGACCCCGCGACCGACCAGGTCCGCGAGCACCCCGCCGGTGAACGGCCTTCCCGCAGAAGGCATCTCGGCGCTGCCCGGGACGGTGCTGAAGACGTTCTGGTACGTCGACAGCGGGTATCGGCGATCGAGGTAGCCGTAGGCGATGGGCCGGCCCGAGCGCTCGGCCCGCGAGGCGAGGTCGCCGTCGACCTCGGCCCGCCACAACCGGTTGCCCGACCCGGTGGGGGACGAGCCGTCCTGCGGGTAGCCGGAGACCAGGGTGAGCGTGACGTCCGCGATGCGCAGCCGCTCGCCGGCCTCGGCGTCGAGCACTGGCCGCTCTGCGTCGGGGGCGCTGCGCAGCTCCACCACCCAGGCGCCGTCGTCGAGCGGGGTCGCCAGGTGCACCACCACCGCACCGCGTCGGTCGCTGACGGCGTCGAGCTGCCCGGCGACCGTCGCCGAGTTGTTGACGACCACGAGGTCGCCCGGCTGCAGGTGGTCGGCGATCCGGGTGAACCGGGTGTGGGTGACGCCGTCGCCGGAGGCGACCAGCAGGCGTACCTCGTCACGGCGGAGGCCGCGTTGCTCGGGCGGGCCGGTCGCCGCGAGGCCGGCACCGGGCGCGTGACCGGCGGCTGGCAGCGGGGTCGCGGCGTGCGCGGCGGGGGTGGTCATGCGCGCGCCTGCGCCGGCGCGAAGTCGGCCGCGCGCAGGCGTCCCGACGGTGGCCGCTGGTCGAGGATCGCCAGGACGTGCGGCACGACGGTCTCCGGCAGCGGTCGGTCGGAGATGTCCTCGTCGGGGAAGGCCGCCTGGTGCATCGCGGTGCGCATGTCGCCCGGGTCGATGGCATAGGCGCGCAGGCCCTCCTCCTCGCCCCAGGTCAGCGTGAGGTGGTCGAGCGCGGCCTTGGAGGCGCCGTAACCGCCCCACGTCGGGTAGTGCTCCACCGCCGCGTCCGACGAGATCGACGCCAGCACACCGTCGTTCGCCGTCAGCAGCGGCAGCAGCGGGCGGGTGAGGTCGAGGCCGGGGCCGACGTTGACCGCCCACACCGCCCGCAGCTCCTCGAGCGCGAGGTCGCGCAACGGCCGCAGCGGAGTCGGTCCGAGATCGCTCGCGTTGTGCAGCAGCAGGTCGAGCCGGCCGAGCCCGGTGACCCGGTCGACGAGAGCGGCGCGGTGCTCCGGGTCGGACACGTCGCCG
It includes:
- a CDS encoding HNH endonuclease, which encodes MWTEDDDAALRREAMAWLAVRTDDQRHYLSTDEIGEFRFRGERFPLMDRQRGIRKPAQLQAALSIRTTFRPDGAERPYEDALRPDGLISYKWRGTDPDHPENRGLRRAYEQQLPLIWFYGVGVGTYQAVFPVFIVAEDRALHEFVLSPIEGVLPQAGDTLQEEVLRRYVAREAKHRLHQPIFRGMVLRAYGERCSVCELRHAVLLDAAHIVPDSDRAGIAAVRNGLSLCKIHHAAYDTGILGIRPDYTLAIREEVLREVDGPMLRHGLQDMHGQRLRVLPRRRSEKPDPDLLEMQWDRFLAS
- a CDS encoding response regulator transcription factor → MSSTAARVLVVEDERALAGMIRNYLDRAGHDVRMCHDGATAVEVSREWVPDVLVLDLGLPGLDGIEVCRRVREFSDPLVLMVTARDDETDTLIGLSVGADDYVTKPFRPRELVARVGVLLRRPRASTPPVAVLRLGALELDPQARTVVVAGAPVHLTKLEFDLLATLLAQPRRAFARRELIAEVWGADWVGDEHLVDTHVKHLRRKLGDDPARPAYVVTVRGVGYRAGEGA
- a CDS encoding transglycosylase family protein, whose amino-acid sequence is MLNNRKARVTTLAATGAATIAAVTVGGAAPANADTGVWDRVAQCESGGNWSINTGNGYYGGLQFSLSTWRAFGGSGMPNQASKAEQIRVAQRTLAAQGPGAWPVCSKRAGLTASNGGSSSSSSVDTQEQERETEAPQRRTETRERNNDRPERTETRERSSRSSERAEVKQDAPAKKSTHKSSKSEKKSFSKSEKKSTKHTHKKSVPSVKASNETITVKAGDTLGKLAEKHGIDSWRTLWAANSKTVSNPNLIFVGQVLNLPA
- a CDS encoding trimeric intracellular cation channel family protein, translating into MPAADSSVLDALRWVDLAGVLGNAMLGGVVARAARLDPVGFAVLAIISGLGGGLIRDTLLQAGPPAALLDNAYILTALAGAAIAFLVQVEGGRTWDRAWPWIDAVSLGAWAGAGALKTLDTGLGWLPAVLLGVVTAVGGGMVRDIVLRQVPAVLGSSPLYATCALAASSTLVVCAQLGHPTLGLVLAVVVGAGLTLLARKRRWMLPLSANWGALRREGERRARAVRRVRRRRDG
- a CDS encoding TetR/AcrR family transcriptional regulator; the encoded protein is MTDSARYHHGNLRPALLARAVEVIEVDGVRDMSLRRIARDLGVSHGAPQRHFSGKADLLDAVAKQGFTMLGEAYAETMRNVGGGDRLTALAVTYLEFSMARPELVQLMFTRKHSPVEGMDEAVAEAFRVPLEVIAEEQRRGNLIEGDPEQLGIYVVAVLHGLTSLANAGFITAGSSQSLLASAADHVLDGLRPR
- a CDS encoding DUF305 domain-containing protein; this translates as MPRRTSLVATTALLTGSLLLAGCGSGDSSTGAGGSQSSGHDMSTMDSSSSAPADSGRQGDVMFAQMMIPHHQQAIEMADIALRKPSSSAQVKKLATDIRKAQGPEITTMTGWLKSWGAPTSMPGGHDMSGMMSPAEMDGLKKAEGPEFDRQWLTMMIKHHRGAVQMAQDVNKTTNNPDVRTMANGIIKSQNAEIRTMERLLKK
- a CDS encoding alpha/beta fold hydrolase; the protein is MAELFVDVGGTRVFVDDRGSRSTAVLYVHGGPGQGSYDLTASVGDLLSRHVRLVAVDQRGALRSDPLPAEPPLTRDLLIADFEAVRRELGIERWVLLGHSAGAPVALEYAVAHPDAVSAVIFSCPTFDADLTDRHRLPVAAKRLRELGDEEGAVLCEEIAARPDHLSPADGAREATQRLGEHYLELFFHDADGQERYLRLMRDSELTDEQRERGMSHLPLIEPMYRSTLGLLPRLRQPHLLVHGIDDLVAAPAMISAYRQTAQGAQVVTLAASGHFPHVEEPEAFAAVVLELVAGLD
- a CDS encoding oxidoreductase, producing MAMTSPWTPDRIPDLTGRHAVVTGGNSGLGQVAATHLAARGATVTLAVRDVSRGERAASAITGDVRVRQLDLASLDSVRAFAADWSEPIDILLNNAGIMMVPQGRTADGFELQLGTNHLGHFALTLQLLPHLRDRVVTVSSQAHRRGRIALDDLHWEQRAYDPAGAYAQAKLANLLFTLELARRLEGRSSVRSLAAHPGYSATNLQNHSGKRGPHVVMQLANRFIARDAEAGTEPLLFAAVEDIPSGSYVGPAKAYECRGQPTLVGRSPAASNVELAKEFWLRSATEVGLSPELTLG
- a CDS encoding mechanosensitive ion channel — protein: MTIPTLAPARFQTAFWDEFNWADIAQKAILAVVILAVTWIVAKLVTRAFAALVGRVPALQRSSADGSSIGQSLGQIVSLLVWMFGLIAVLQLFQLDQALAPVQNLLNGVTSFLPKLIGAGVVFVIGALLAKVVRELIETALSALPIDRWLGRARGAQNQVTAEATGHREQQQAYNNPAEGGQIGQQYAQQTGQAPAQQGGPGAGGAGSVGQRIAKTLATIAYALIMIVVSIAALQILGIQSISRPAERMLTTIFDAIPVILAALLLLALGGLIAKFAADILGQILEGVGTDRVLRDADLLPEGKSATPIITKIVQVAIVLFFAVMAAQTLNFPQITRFLSEVLELGGRVVFGAAIIAAGVFIANLLAKLIGGEGATPLVIRVATIVLFSAMGLKYMGIADSIIELAFGALVVGGAAAAALAFGLGGRDAAARQLEELRQRKGENQNN
- a CDS encoding HAMP domain-containing sensor histidine kinase produces the protein MSRERGRPRLSTGLLFAQLAVLVVAAVVAAVTAALVGPPLFHEHMVRAGADPSSSTLAHVEEAFRSAGLITLATAGGAAVLAAAVVAWVLGRRLARPLTSMATAAGEIADGRRDVRLDEPSTPAEIATVTTAFNRMADDLEQTEQVRRRLLSDLAHELRTPLATMTAYLDGLEDGVEPDASTAGVLREQVERLTRLTHDLRAVSQADESALVLDRESIDVTALLAASVEPVRTRLAGSAVSLRSDVAPGLVVTGDRLRLQQVMTNLLDNAVRHTSAGSITVRAEARDAVEVVVSDTGEGIAGEHLAYVFDRFFRADTARDRDHGGSGLGLAICRAMVHAHGGTITVASDGPGTGATFTVRLPRA